DNA from Solanum stenotomum isolate F172 chromosome 3, ASM1918654v1, whole genome shotgun sequence:
TTTGATCATCCGTCGTCTCTATATTCATTACAACACACAACTATAAACATGTAAACAATATCTAAAACAAATTGATCAACATGCCTTCACAATATTGTAATATCCAGAATCATTTCAAGTCAATGTTGCCATTTTCTTCTGATGCCACAAGCATGTAAACAAGCGTAAAACACGGTAAGTTAAACTCATCATCAAGTTATTGCAAAAGCAAAACCAAGAAAAGGTATTGTTCACAAAAGCTGAACTGCAAAATACATGATACTATGATCAACAACAGACACAAAAACAGACTCAACTCGATCTCATCAGTAGGTCTCATCACTAACAAATCGCTCGACCCTGTTTTCATTTAGATTTAGACCGCCCATTGCTTCCTCCAAACCACTGCTAGCCGCGGCCAAAATATGGGGATCGTTATAGTTCCTGACAGCCTGCACAATTGCCCTAACTTTCTTGTAAGGATCAGAGCAATTGAATATATCCGAACCAATAAACACACCATCACAACCCAGCTGCATCATGAACGCTGCATCTGCAGGCGTGACGATTCCACCAGCAGCAAAATGAACCACAGGGAGCCTACCCATCTGCTTCGTCTGTGCAACAATATCATAAGGTGCACCGATCTTCTTTGAGAAAGTGAAGACCTCATCATCATCCATGTTTGATAGAATTCTAATATCTCCCATCACTTTCCTCACATTGTGGACTGTGTCAACAATACTGCCCGTACCCGCTAGATCCCCTTGGGTCCTAACCATGGCAGCGCCTTCTCTGACTCTCCTTAACGCTTCTCCAAGATCTCGACATCCACAGACAAAGGGTGCCCGAAAATTATGTTTGTTGACGAAATGATCTTCGTCTGCTAGTGCTAAAGTCTCGCTCTCATCTATATAATCAACTCCGATAGCTTCAAGGATCTGGGCTTCAACAAAATGACCGACACGGGCTTTCGCCATTACAGGAAGCGCAACTGCCTGCTTGATCTCCTTGATTAGAGACGGGTCGGGCATACGCGAGATTCCGGGTCCTTTAGGCTCCGAAACAACAAGACAACAAACTCCGGCCGACTCGGCAATCTTCGCTTGGTTGACGGTGGTAACCTCCGCAATCGCTCCTCCTCTAAGCATTTGAGCAATTCCAACTTTGATCGAGAACGTATTCTTCTTGGTATCAGTAATGGCGCTGCCACTGTACACTGTAACGGCACCGTCTTCTTCCATTTGCAAAAACTGTTTGTGAAAATGCCTGAACCAAAAGTAGATAACAATTTCTCAAAACAGTAAAACTACGCCGGCGAGATTGGAATATGTTGGTGGAGAAATGATGGTGAAGAATGATATAAAAAGAGGTCCGGTGGGAGAATAGGAATGGGGCGGTGAGATTTAGTTTGTTCTAGAAACTGCTAGTAGGTGTCTGCGTGTTTTGATCGAAAATGTAAGAAAGTTCGGATGGTTTCGATTCCACCGTATCAAATCTAGGCTtcttttacttattattattattattattattattattattattattattattatttccgTAGTCTGGGGTTGGCTCACCATAATTCATACTCAGTTAGTCTATTTTTAAGTGTTCAAtattgatttgatatatttttaagaagGATAAATTGAATGAGTATCATTTTGTTTCATTACTTttggaatataataaattaaaatgttttataatattctttccGTCTCAGAAAGAATAATCAAGTTTGATTggcatgaaattttaaaaaaataaatatagaagaCTTTTCAATCTTGtagtttaaaattaaagttatgttaaatataataaaatgtcTTATAATTTTGTAGTCTTGAACATGTTAcgtaaaattgaaattaaagtgttataaaaaagaaaaggttcattttttttaaataaactaaaaaaaagtagatcttttttttaaacagaGGGAATCACAAAGATAAATTAGAAACTATtcctaaataataaattatcttttgaattACTAAATTGGAGGAACAAAAGTAGACATCTATTTATAATATGTGATAGACGGACATAATATAAACTAAGTAAACAAGATTGGTGtattttactatataagaaaaggGAATAACCAATCACCACAAGTCAACATGTGTTCCAATAAGAATTACtataaccaatatatttataaaaagaaatgacatataaaatgaaattgagagagtattagtttttgaaaatggaaaaggacaaatacatatgaaattaaaagacataaaaaaaagttggtttaactctcaaacataaaaagtaacatatgttattaaaaactttaataaaaagtactataatttacaataaataataacttaaattactatataagaagagggaataaccaAGCACCacaaccaatatatatataaaaagaaatgacatataaaatgaaatggagagagtattagtttttgaaaatggaaaaggacaaaacacatatgaaattaaaagacatataaaaataagttggtttaactctc
Protein-coding regions in this window:
- the LOC125858842 gene encoding pyridoxal 5'-phosphate synthase-like subunit PDX1.2, which translates into the protein MEEDGAVTVYSGSAITDTKKNTFSIKVGIAQMLRGGAIAEVTTVNQAKIAESAGVCCLVVSEPKGPGISRMPDPSLIKEIKQAVALPVMAKARVGHFVEAQILEAIGVDYIDESETLALADEDHFVNKHNFRAPFVCGCRDLGEALRRVREGAAMVRTQGDLAGTGSIVDTVHNVRKVMGDIRILSNMDDDEVFTFSKKIGAPYDIVAQTKQMGRLPVVHFAAGGIVTPADAAFMMQLGCDGVFIGSDIFNCSDPYKKVRAIVQAVRNYNDPHILAAASSGLEEAMGGLNLNENRVERFVSDETY